The Liolophura sinensis isolate JHLJ2023 chromosome 6, CUHK_Ljap_v2, whole genome shotgun sequence genomic sequence GGTAATAAACTGGTTTGCTGCTTTATAACATCCATGTGAACCTTGTGAAGAAGTGGCTCATGTTCGTACACTGGCaaaggagttgtctcccctggaTCTTCTGTAATATTGAAGAGAAGAGGGGGCTGAAGTATGGCTCCTGCACAACTGTGATTGTTTTTTCCACTGAGATAGTGCAATTTATAGTTTCCATATGACACTGCAGCCACACTGTTCATATCACAGAAATGAAGTAACATCTCATGGTGGATAATTAAGCCTGGGTTCTTGAATATTGGAGTCAAGCTTTTACCATCAATAAATCGGTTAACATTTCCAATTTTAAGAATTTCTTGAACTGTTGGGAAGACATCCATTAGTGAGGTCATAGCATTTGACTGAGATCCTGGAGGAATGTGGCCTGGCCATGAGATGATTGCAGGCACACGGATGCCTCCTTCCCTCACAGAACCCTTTTCACCTGACAGCTCAACACCTGCCTTATGCTGCTCTGATTTGTACAGAGTAGAACCCTGCATCTCAAGCGGGTTGGGTATATCTATTACAGGATTAGTGATTTCGGGGCCATTGTCAGAGGCAAAAATAATCAGGGTGTTATTTTTGATACCTAACTCCTGAAGTCGTTTGACAACAACACCCACACTCCAGTCTATCTCCATGACAGAGTCATAGTATTGTCCTTGCTTAGATTTGCCCACAAAATTTTTAGATCTGAAGCTGGGAACATGTGGCTGTAAGTATGACATGAACAAGAAAAAGGGGGTTTTAGCATGGTCCAGATCTGAAATAAACCCTATGGCCTCATTCGTCATCCTCAGTGTCATATTATCATCTTTGTATGGTTGCTCGATGATCTCCTTGTTTCTCATCAGAATGCAAGACAGAGGGTTGTCATGTAGCAAAAAGAAGAATGCACGATGTAGAAACAGGCCAATACAGAAACAAGCAAGGATAAGCACGATGGCATGCTTCCCTatcatgttcatgtatacaccTGTGAGAAGAAAAGCCACAACAGCACTAATGGCTGGAATGTGACTAGAAACAGACCTCACAAACAAGTCATGGTCAGTCAGTCTGTATTTCTCGTCACTGGTACATCCTGCACAATGAGACCCTGGAATACCATAGAATACATCAAACCCACATTTCATGGGCAGATGTTCCCCATCTCTGCCAATGCCCAGGTGCCACTTTCCTATCATGGCATTTCGGTACCCTGATAACTGGAAGATGCGAGGTAGGAAGGTATCTCTGCTACAGGCTATCCCACCTGGCTGGGCATGACTTCTAAATACAGGCCAGTTTGGACCGAAGATAGCCAAGGAGTCTCCCATTAAACCATGTCTCACAGGGTAACTTCCTGGAATATGAAAATAATAGAACAGCATTACCATTAATACATGCTCTGGAAGTCATCACATAAGCTTTTCCATATTTATATTAATCGCTAAGGAAGAAAGACAGAATATGcaaacatttaaaagaaaacaacaaataatacaacttaAGTTATGTTAGAAGGGGTGTGGCAACAAACCTAAACAGCCACAGCCATGTTTTTCTGACAAGCTTGTCACTGGTTCAATCTTCTGTGATTCAAAAGTTCAACTTGCTAGATTACTGTTAAAAAGATGCAGGCTTTGGCATTTATAAAGGTCAGTGAAAGTT encodes the following:
- the LOC135468765 gene encoding arylsulfatase A-like encodes the protein MFACGPLPRLVLIYALLQSGNADSSNDDGDTKPNVVIFLADDLGYGDLGCYGNDKVATPNIDALAAEGLKFSRMYSQPVCTPARAALLTGSYPVRHGLMGDSLAIFGPNWPVFRSHAQPGGIACSRDTFLPRIFQLSGYRNAMIGKWHLGIGRDGEHLPMKCGFDVFYGIPGSHCAGCTSDEKYRLTDHDLFVRSVSSHIPAISAVVAFLLTGVYMNMIGKHAIVLILACFCIGLFLHRAFFFLLHDNPLSCILMRNKEIIEQPYKDDNMTLRMTNEAIGFISDLDHAKTPFFLFMSYLQPHVPSFRSKNFVGKSKQGQYYDSVMEIDWSVGVVVKRLQELGIKNNTLIIFASDNGPEITNPVIDIPNPLEMQGSTLYKSEQHKAGVELSGEKGSVREGGIRVPAIISWPGHIPPGSQSNAMTSLMDVFPTVQEILKIGNVNRFIDGKSLTPIFKNPGLIIHHEMLLHFCDMNSVAAVSYGNYKLHYLSGKNNHSCAGAILQPPLLFNITEDPGETTPLPVYEHEPLLHKVHMDVIKQQTSLLPKTVAQSSHFARVPRPWLFPCANFPYCHI